A single genomic interval of Cucumis sativus cultivar 9930 chromosome 5, Cucumber_9930_V3, whole genome shotgun sequence harbors:
- the LOC101209037 gene encoding uncharacterized protein LOC101209037 has translation MAPVNRSPILLFVFLQLFLSQTLARKPHLIDFRSPNLYPEGLVWDTSAQHFVVGSLHQRTLVSVSDAGVAETLIRDPSLPENASILGLAIDSVNSRLLAAVHAPPLPEFNALASYDLRSRHRISLTPLPSDGTSGHRPVANAVAVDFKGNAFITNSGGNFIWKVDKDGSASIFSKSASYSSYPATPNEVYSSSGLNGAVYVSKGYLLVVQSNTGKMFKVDADDGTARLVLLNKELKGADGIAARKDGVVLVVSYRKLWFLKSEDSWGEGVVYDEIDLDEEKFATAVAVGNEGRVYVLNGYVNEGLNGNLGREMFGIEEMRSPKESEDERVWIYVLVGFGLAYFLFWRFQMKQLIGNMDKKTN, from the coding sequence ATGGCGCCCGTTAATCGCTCTCCAATTCTCCTATTCGTCTTCCTCCAATTGTTCCTCTCCCAAACCCTAGCTCGAAAGCCCCACCTTATCGATTTCCGATCCCCAAATCTCTACCCGGAGGGCCTCGTTTGGGACACATCAGCCCAGCATTTCGTCGTCGGCTCACTCCACCAACGCACTCTCGTCTCCGTCTCCGACGCCGGCGTCGCCGAAACTCTTATCCGCGATCCCAGCCTCCCCGAAAACGCCTCGATCTTAGGCCTTGCCATCGATTCCGTCAACAGCCGCCTCCTCGCCGCCGTCCACGCCCCACCTCTCCCAGAATTCAATGCCCTCGCCTCCTACGACCTCCGATCTCGCCATCGCATCTCCTTAACACCTCTCCCTTCCGATGGAACCTCCGGTCATCGCCCCGTCGCGAACGCCGTCGCGGTTGATTTCAAGGGTAACGCTTTCATCACGAACTCCGGCGGAAACTTCATCTGGAAGGTAGACAAAGACGGATCCGCCTCGATCTTCTCGAAATCCGCGAGTTACAGTTCCTATCCCGCAACTCCGAACGAAGTGTACTCGTCCTCAGGGCTAAACGGCGCCGTTTACGTAAGCAAAGGGTACCTTCTGGTGGTGCAATCGAACACCGGAAAGATGTTCAAAGTGGACGCCGATGACGGAACGGCGAGGTTGGTTTTGCTAAACAAAGAATTGAAAGGGGCGGACGGGATAGCGGCGAGGAAAGACGGCGTCGTTTTGGTGGTGTCGTATAGGAAGCTGTGGTTCTTGAAGAGTGAGGATAGTTGGGGGGAGGGAGTGGTTTATGACGAAATTGACCTTGATGAAGAGAAGTTTGCTACTGCTGTAGCTGTAGGGAATGAGGGGAGAGTGTATGTATTGAATGGGTATGTGAATGAGGGGTTAAATGGTAATTTGGGAAGGGAGATGTTTGGTATTGAGGAAATGAGGTCTCCCAAAGAGAGTGAAGACGAAAGGGTTTGGATATATGTATTGGTTGGGTTTGGATTGgcttatttcttgttttggaGATTTCAAATGAAGCAACTCATAGGGAACATGGATAAGAAAactaattga